From the genome of Helicoverpa zea isolate HzStark_Cry1AcR chromosome 1, ilHelZeax1.1, whole genome shotgun sequence, one region includes:
- the LOC124630625 gene encoding protein ALP1-like, with amino-acid sequence MNNFQKEFIMGMFLDNDNASTMERLVVAVANIVSENNENMNKFSTAFEKEFDYTSVRVENPGVVPVTRRMKGFYEDSVRNFTDDDYAVRFKMKRSTVQTLINFLKNYVKPGNISLDKKVHVFLWLMVSDSSYNEIGKLFGMHKSSVSNIFHEIATLLTEHRYRFISWPSVEEQHITRIKVNSRFKFPNCVGFIDACRFKVGSKRNKKDKPEIILLQAVCDESLIFLDIHIGEIGKTRKHRVFKESALAHELKNFVEFENHILGDSEYRLRKNLITPFTSEELLTSEEMKFNEIHWKTRSYIGHAFELMKERFRKLNHIDIVKLESVHLLITVACILHNFILMHEGCSEVKEEAVACDDGVTINTSIVQTALEKRQFLCNYINYIDKEDI; translated from the exons atgaataattttcaaaaagaaTTCATAATGGGCATGTTCTTAGATAATGACAATGCCTCCACTATGGAAAGATTGGTTGTAGCAGTAGCTAATATAGTTAGCGAAAACAACGAAAACATGAACAAGTTCAGCACGGCTTTTGAGAAGGAGTTTGATTATACATCTGTAAGGGTTGAAAATCCCGGAGTCGTTCCTGTTACTCGGCGTATGAAAGGATTTTATGAAGATTCAGTACGTAATTTCACTGATGACGATTACGCTGTGAGATTTAAAATGAAGAGGAGTACAGTTCAG aCTCTTATAAACTTTCTGAAGAACTATGTGAAACCTGGAAATATCTCCCTGGATAAGAAAGTTCATGTGTTTCTGTGGTTAATGGTGAGTGATAGTTCTTATAATGAAATAGGTAAATTATTTGGTATGCACAAATCTTCAGTGAGCAACATATTCCATGAGATAGCTACCCTCCTTACTGAACATAGATACAGATTCATTAGCTGGCCATCAGTGGAGGAACAGCATATTACTAGAATAAAGGTGAATAGCAGATTCAAGTTCCCTAACTGTGTGGGATTTATTGATGCATGCCGTTTTAAAGTAGGATCtaagagaaataaaaaagataaaccTGAAATCATTCTCCTACAAGCTGTTTGTGATGAATCTCTCATATTCCTAGACATTCATATTGGTGAAATAGgaaaaacaagaaaacataGAGTTTTCAAAGAAAGTGCTTTAGCACATGAGCTTAAGAATTTTGTTGAATTTGAGAATCATATTTTGGGAGACTCTGAATATAGACTAAGGAAAAACTTAATTACTCCATTTACAAGTGAAGAGTTATTAACAAGCGAAGAGATGAAGTTTAATGAGATTCATTGGAAGACTCGCAGCTATATTGGTCATGCATTTGAGTTAATGAAGGAAAGATTCAGGAAATTAAACCATATTGATATTGTGAAGCTTGAGTCTGTGCACTTGCTTATAACTGTGGCATGTATTCTTCATAACTTTATATTGATGCATGAGGGATGCTCGGAAGTTAAGGAGGAGGCAGTAGCCTGTGATGATGGAGTCACTATCAACACTAGCATTGTTCAAACTGCTTTAGAGAAGAGACAGTTTTTATGTAACTACATCAATTATATTGATAAGGAAGACATTTGA
- the LOC124634138 gene encoding methyltransferase-like 26, producing MAKDVASYISGDDTHNHNNQKLIYPAATRNQDPILQVLKRFLICDVDSIEDEESPLFLEIAAGSGQHLAYFAPHFPGVRFQPTEVDDSLLGSISYYAENCPTKNIMPPKLIDICQKLSSYGFEENSIDYLYNANMIHISPYACTVGLFENAGNYLKPDALMITYGPYSKDGVITPESNIQFDASLRARNADWGLRDITDLIKLADKNNLSLMDTVEMPANNKTLIWKKN from the exons ATGGCTAAAGATGTGGCTTCCTACATTTCCGGAGATGATAC TCACAATCACAATAATCAGAAATTAATATATCCAGCTGCTACAAGGAACCAAGACCCAATACTACAAGTTTTAAAAAGATTTCTCATCTGTGATGTTGATAGTATTGAAGATGAAGAGAGCCCATTATTCTTGGAGATAGCAGCAGGCTCCGGACAGCATTTAGCTTATTTTGCACCCCACTTCCCTGGAGTTAGATTTCAGCCAACTGAAGTGGATGATAGCTTGCTTGGCAGTATATCTTATTATGCTGAAAACTGCCCAACCAAAAATATAATGCCTCCAAAACTTATTGACATCTGTCAAAAATTATCATCTTATGGTTTTGAGGAAAACAGTATAGACTACTTGTATAATGCTAACATGATTCACATTAGTCCATATGCATGCACTGTTGGATTATTTGAAAATGCAGGAAATTATTTGAAACCCGATGCTTTGATGATTACTTATGGGCCATACAGCAAAGATGGTGTTATCACACCAGAGAGCAATATTCAATTTGATGCTTCACTCAGGGCACGTAATGCAGACTGGGGCTTAAGAGACATCACAGATCTAATTAAATTAgctgacaaaaataatttgtctCTGATGGATACTGTAGAAATGCCAGCTAACAACAAAACATTAATATGGAAAAAGAACTAA